The genomic DNA CACCAACATGCCCACTCGCTCGTggtgaatcctgtggaggatctcctgctatGTTCCCattcatttgtgttctcacgtacagcccctctggagaaagtcctgAGAATATCCGGAGTTCACTGCACCTCTGAATGCTGCTTAAGCATCATCTCATCTTGATAATATACGTTCTATATGCATTGCCTTCGCATTTGGACacatctgtgtgtctttgtaaagCCAGATATAAATCCGATCAGATCTACTGTACCATGTGCACGgaaaacatttatgtttgtCAACCGGACCAATTCTTTCAAACGTACGTCTCCAACTCGTCTTAAGCACACGCATTGAATTTCCAGCACTTGAGCAACAAACCAATATCTGATATTAATAATCCTAATGTAGCATCTTTCTTAAAACAGTGTTTACAAAAGTGCTTTGATTGAAATatatgatgatttatttattacgGAGCAATGTATTTTCTCGGGTAAATAATCAGGTCAGACAAAAGGAATGAGTCCACGCTCTCGTTGGGATGCCAGAATGTCTCGATGCCTTGTGCATTATATATCTGAAAACTTCCATTACTTAattccatttgtttttccttaaaGCACATGTAGTGAGTAAATGATATGTGAGCAGAGAGGGGAGTCAGTGTGGTCGCACATTCAGTAGACAGGCCTGGAAATCCTCAGTTATTTCTGACGCGAGAGGCTCCTGTGGGAAAACGTGTCGTCATTGTATTTGCAGAGGTCCCGACTGATGACACCGTTACGCCACATCGCCCCCAATACAACCGGCTGCAGTCGAAATGTCGTCTCTCAACTTAAATACTGTCAAACGAGTTTCATCAGATACAGCGGATCCGATGTCTACCTGTGCACTTTAACCATTAATGcctaatatacagtatatgttctGTAAACTATGGTATTTTTGTTTCTGTCGTACACTGTTTTTCTGATTTATGGAATGAAGTCGTGTAATATTTTGTAAATAGGAATAAACAATGTGATTCTTGTTTCGTTGATGTcttggcttttattttgaaaccttAAATACTGTAGTCTCCACGGTCTCCcacaatccagaaatgaagccaaaatgttcCAGATCTGTTCCATCTTGCAGATTTGGAGACAGAGACATCCAACCCCTAATTGCAGTAGCTATTGGAGTTCCCACCAATACACACGCTCTACctatcacaagtcagtctcagcagtcGATTATGACATTTGACtccgtttttatagcatcaaataaccaattaaacCTACTGaaaaaattaacacttgaacacacTACCTGAACggacagaaaccatatttgagaaacatttatttgacatataGGTTTTGattaaattccttttttttccctgttaattTTGACATATTTTAGCACTTTAGTTTATTTCCGTCCATGTTAAATTTGAATTAATGAAACTAGAGACCTTGTGACATGTACTGCAGCCATCCACCAGGTCACTATGGGGAGCTGTCCTGCCAGCCATCTTTATATATTGTCTTTGGTGGCACCATGCCACTATATTCCAcgtctctttttattttcatttgtttaatatgttaaaaaaagttgtttaatgttatctctctttcttgtttatgaaaaaattaaaatcttacaaaaaaatttgaaattttttatttctttttcacattatctttgtttttttttctcatgctATAACACATAATACACTACACTATAATACATGCATATACATTGTGCATGTAGTAATGACATCTTAGAAATGAAAGTAATACTGCAAAAATACTTGTGTATGTAACAGGCAGCTTGTCATATATCAAATACTGCATGCtatcaatgttttttctttagcTGAATGTGTTATTGTTTAGCTGAATATGCTGACATGATGATACACGTTCATCAGAGTATCAGCTACagataaaaactgaagaaatcCGCCCCCATTTAGTAGTTCACCTCCGGGGTGTAGAACATCACAGTGGTGTCCTCCCTCCGATTCATCCGACACAAGATGAAAATACACAACACTATCGACAAAACCTGAaggacagtgagacagacatgCTTATTTATTCCATATTCAATAGTTTGTTTGGAAGCTGTAGTCTTCAAAAGAGACTGAAGGGGGCAGAAACAACAGACAACAGGAATTTGGTAATAggtttgaaaacagaaataaagacagaaatcaaTCATTAATTAATTCCATTTGACTACAGAGCATCATTAATACTGTTAAACATCTATATTTCTCACCATCACAGGTCTGCTATGAACAAGGTACATTGATATGTGAGGCGGAGGAGTACTAGAGACAGAAATGTCTTAAGAAGAGAGAGCTTGGGGTCAGGATGGTGAAGtgagaataaattaaaacagGAGGGCAGGTCATGAGCACAAAATGGACAGTACATACCCAGATTAGTGTGAAAGCAATCAGCACACTCgacacaataaaaatcaaatttaattccTCAGCAACCAGGTATGGAAGGCATGgctgaaagagagaaattatATGGTATCATCACCATAAAATAGGTTTGTTGGTCAGAATAATAGGAGATTACAAAGGGAAAGTCGTAATTTGATGAGAAATAAAATCGCAAATTAATGAGAAAAGCGTTGtgacattacaaaaataaagtctTAATTTAATAAGGAAAATGGCGTTAAATTATTAGAATAAAGTTGCAATTAAATGAGAAAAAGTCATTACATTacgagaataaagaaaaatttGCATGGACCTCTGCTCACCTGAGTTCCACTCCTTCTGGATCCAAAGTactgaaccttttttttaatttacaatattCCAACTTTACTCTtataaaattacaactttattatcTTAAAAAGTACTACTTCAGTCTCCAAAATGAATGATTCTATCCTTGAAATCTCAGATTTATGTTCCCTTTAAGTGGCTGTAATGCTCCATCATAGGAAAAAAATCATTCACTATTCTATTATTATCCTTCTTTAGCATCGGCAGACTTTTCCTTGACTACTGTTGAAATGCAGTTTTCACTTTGGCAACAGTTAAAAACCATGCATCAACCTGTACATGTATAAAATAAAGACTTTCCTCATTACCTCTTCATATACCATGATGGGCTGGTCATTGGTCCTGTAGTCAAAGAGGATGCTGTCAGGAGGAGCTGCCACCTGGAATACACAGGTAGGAAATATTAGCTGAATGCAAACAGGCGATGCTGTAACTTGAGTGAGTTTGAGTTCAGGCTTACACAGGGTTTCATAGACTGGTCAGTGCACAGGCAAGATTCTGGGATGTTGTAGCCCCAGTCCACGTAGCCCTGGTCCATTCCACAACACTGATACTAGGGGAGAggaatcatttttaaatgcatgAATTAATGACGATCAATATTCTGTTATTGATATAACTTTCCAAAGGTAAGTGTAAGGGAAAGGATAGCCAGTTTATTGATTAAGTTTCATGACATTACTGACAACAAATT from Paralichthys olivaceus isolate ysfri-2021 chromosome 23, ASM2471397v2, whole genome shotgun sequence includes the following:
- the LOC109632681 gene encoding tetraspanin-8-like isoform X2; translated protein: MRAGFFILYVISIVPLLLAIFGLVGVCQKKMWALILFTVGMMLISLLMSVSEVAALVYHSEMAGDIEDEHLAMGPLVNTSDSFQDIYKEAQTEYQCCGMDQGYVDWGYNIPESCLCTDQSMKPCVAAPPDSILFDYRTNDQPIMVYEEPCLPYLVAEELNLIFIVSSVLIAFTLIWVLSIVLCIFILCRMNRREDTTVMFYTPEVNY